GGCCGAAATGGGCTCCGGGGTCGATGACGACGTCGCGGTGTTGGCGCTGGGTGTGCCTGGCCGGCCGGCGTGACCCGAATCAGCGTGCGGTGGAACGCAGTCGGGTCGCCAGCAGACCGTGCCGAGGACCGAACAGGTAGGCCATCGCGAACGCGGCGCCGTTGATGAGCACCACCATGGGCCCGGAAGCAGTGTCGAGGTAGTAGCTGGCGTACAACCCGACCAGCGCACTACCGGACGCGATGGCCGGCGCGATCACCAACATCCGACCGAACCGGTCGGTCAACAGGTACGCCGTCGCGCCGGGAGTGATGAGCAGCGCCACGACCAGAACGACGCCGACCGCCTGCAGTGCGACGACCGATGTCAGCGCGAGCAACCCCAGCAGGGCCGCGCTGAGCACCCGGGGGCTGATGCCGACCGCGTGGGCGTGGCTCGGATCGAAGGCGTACAACGTGAAATCGCGGCGCTTGACGACCAACACTGCGAGCACGATCGCGCCGAGCACCGCGACCTGCAGGAGATCCGACCGGGAAACCCCGAGCAGATTGCCGAAGATGATGTGGTTCAAGTCGATCTGACTCGGCGTGATCGAGATGAGGACCAAACCCAACGCGAACAGCGTCGTGAAGACCACGCCGATGGCGGCATCTTCCTTGGTGCGGCTGGTATCTCGCACCACACCG
This DNA window, taken from Mycolicibacterium neoaurum, encodes the following:
- a CDS encoding metal ABC transporter permease, with amino-acid sequence MSVLDFLAEPLQLEFMVRALATTLIASVVCATLSCWLVLIGWSLMGDAVSHAVLPGVVLAYILGAPFALGAIVFGFAAVALIGVVRDTSRTKEDAAIGVVFTTLFALGLVLISITPSQIDLNHIIFGNLLGVSRSDLLQVAVLGAIVLAVLVVKRRDFTLYAFDPSHAHAVGISPRVLSAALLGLLALTSVVALQAVGVVLVVALLITPGATAYLLTDRFGRMLVIAPAIASGSALVGLYASYYLDTASGPMVVLINGAAFAMAYLFGPRHGLLATRLRSTAR